One Deltaproteobacteria bacterium DNA window includes the following coding sequences:
- the flgF gene encoding flagellar basal-body rod protein FlgF gives MSNAMWAAVLGSRIETQRLDVVANNLANADTAGFKADASVFQSHLDYISRRDFDFSRRSLKNINRYLDSATDQNPGPIMSTGRAGDLAIEGSGYFVVQSERGEAYTRAGNFRLDIEGNLVTASGDPVLGQGGPITLPVGAEFEVRSDGTIVVGAEEIDRVRIEDVQDPRQLRKMGASLFVKSASAAINAEPDYQIIDKALEGSNVNVMREMAVMVTAGRQYEAFQAAIRTMSQVNSRAGETLAKA, from the coding sequence ATGAGCAATGCGATGTGGGCTGCGGTTTTGGGCAGTCGAATCGAGACGCAGCGTCTCGATGTCGTCGCCAACAATCTGGCCAACGCCGACACGGCCGGCTTCAAGGCCGACGCGTCGGTCTTTCAGTCGCATCTCGACTACATCTCGCGGCGCGACTTCGACTTCTCGCGTCGTTCCCTCAAAAACATCAATCGCTATCTCGATTCGGCCACCGATCAGAACCCCGGTCCGATCATGAGCACGGGCCGGGCGGGCGATCTGGCGATCGAGGGCAGCGGCTATTTCGTGGTCCAGTCGGAGCGCGGCGAGGCGTACACCCGCGCGGGAAATTTCCGGCTCGATATCGAGGGCAATCTCGTCACCGCGTCGGGCGATCCGGTGCTGGGGCAGGGCGGCCCGATCACCCTGCCGGTCGGGGCCGAGTTCGAGGTCCGATCCGACGGCACCATCGTCGTGGGCGCGGAGGAGATCGACCGTGTCCGCATCGAGGACGTTCAGGACCCGCGTCAACTCCGGAAGATGGGCGCGTCGCTATTCGTCAAGTCGGCGTCCGCCGCGATCAACGCGGAGCCCGATTATCAAATCATCGACAAAGCCCTCGAAGGCTCGAACGTCAACGTCATGCGCGAAATGGCCGTGATGGTGACGGCGGGTCGGCAGTACGAGGCGTTTCAGGCGGCCATTCGCACAATGAGTCAGGTCAATTCGCGTGCCGGCGAAACGCTGGCGAAGGCTTAA
- the flgG gene encoding flagellar basal-body rod protein FlgG yields the protein MMRALWTSATGMQAQQLKIDVIANNLANVNTTAFKRSRADFEDLLYQTLRAPGGATAEGVTSPGGTQVGLGTRTVAVSKIFQQGEAQQTTNELDLAIEGPGFFQITRPNGEIAYTRAGNFKVNNEGTITTATGDPLEPSIQIPENTLNITIGQDGTVSVILDGETEAQEIGTVQLARFINPDGLRFIGHNLSVATGASGDPVTGVPGEEGFGEISQGFLEGSNVNLVEEMVQMIVGQRAYETASRVITTADQMLQATSRIV from the coding sequence ATGATGCGGGCACTCTGGACATCGGCCACGGGCATGCAGGCCCAGCAGCTCAAGATCGACGTGATCGCCAACAACTTGGCAAACGTGAACACCACGGCGTTCAAACGCAGCCGTGCGGACTTCGAGGATCTGCTGTATCAGACGCTTCGCGCGCCGGGCGGCGCGACGGCCGAGGGCGTGACCTCGCCGGGCGGTACGCAGGTGGGTCTCGGCACGCGCACCGTCGCGGTTTCGAAGATCTTCCAGCAGGGCGAGGCGCAGCAGACGACGAACGAACTCGATCTCGCCATCGAGGGTCCGGGGTTCTTTCAGATCACCCGGCCGAACGGCGAGATCGCATACACGCGCGCCGGCAATTTCAAGGTGAATAACGAAGGCACGATCACCACCGCCACGGGCGATCCGCTCGAGCCGTCGATCCAGATTCCCGAGAACACCCTCAACATCACGATCGGGCAGGACGGCACGGTATCGGTGATCCTCGACGGCGAAACCGAGGCGCAGGAGATCGGCACCGTTCAACTCGCGCGATTCATCAACCCCGACGGACTGCGCTTCATCGGCCACAACCTGTCGGTCGCCACGGGCGCGTCGGGCGACCCGGTGACCGGCGTTCCGGGAGAGGAAGGCTTCGGCGAGATCTCGCAGGGATTCCTCGAAGGCAGCAACGTCAATCTGGTGGAGGAGATGGTGCAGATGATCGTGGGGCAGCGGGCGTACGAGACCGCGAGCCGCGTCATCACCACCGCCGACCAGATGCTCCAGGCCACGAGCCGCATCGTTTGA
- a CDS encoding EscU/YscU/HrcU family type III secretion system export apparatus switch protein, with protein MTDDERDKLPEKTNADGDGEGTERLHAAALKYEPGKDSAPRLVAKGFGKVAERILELAREHGIPIHIDRDLTGFLAKLKLDAPIPPELYRAVAEVLAILYRANREAAGRASGLTTKP; from the coding sequence ATGACCGACGACGAACGCGACAAACTTCCCGAGAAGACGAACGCGGACGGAGACGGCGAAGGGACCGAGCGTCTTCACGCCGCCGCGCTGAAGTACGAACCGGGCAAGGACTCCGCGCCACGACTTGTCGCCAAGGGTTTCGGCAAGGTCGCCGAACGCATCCTGGAACTCGCGCGCGAACACGGAATCCCCATCCACATCGATCGCGATCTCACGGGATTTCTCGCCAAGCTCAAGCTCGACGCCCCCATTCCACCGGAGCTCTACCGCGCGGTCGCCGAGGTGCTGGCCATCCTCTATCGCGCGAATCGGGAGGCTGCGGGCCGCGCGTCGGGTCTGACGACGAAGCCCTGA